One window from the genome of Haladaptatus paucihalophilus DX253 encodes:
- a CDS encoding bacterio-opsin activator domain-containing protein yields MSRTDIEQLALDVVPVNVAVLDENGVIVATNDAWERFGRENGLAEPTIGVNYLDVCDGADELTADEAATGIRAILSGDRTDFSLEYPCHSPDERRWFVMRAADVTDDGNRYVVVAHMNVTERHESKSEVERYEMIVRNVPVIFFVIDADGTFQLVEGSGLESTGLEDGELVGESIDDRYKDHPDILENCRRALSGEPIQTTSEFGGIIYDVVYQPVFDSAGDVDRVIGVSVDVTRRERHEEALAALSDITRELLETETSDEVCAVTVEAAERLLSLPRTRIALYDESTGALRTNAETTGAETLPDELLDGDGIAWQSFIENEAAFDDEIVSLPLGTHGVFITEISGNATLDIAELCAAAVESALGRAVRQRRLQEQDATLRRQNAALERLNELNEGIRRIDRALVEARTREEIESAVCSRLTSGGPYRFAWIGVDDPATGRVVPHESAGIERGYLDAIAITTTDETTDPAGTALKTGRAQVVQDVLRGPLSEQWQSEALKRGYRSSCSLPLRYGDAVYGVLSVYSDQPRTFDELERAVLEDVSQTIAYAINAVESKKALAGGEVVELEFDIEDSTVVFVDIAKTLDCHVEFMGVVSKHDGTVTAFFTVNDTSSEDVRALASRSLEVIDIERVSSREDSTLFAATLTGSSFVGTLLDHGAVPETFTVGPLPGTVVVRLPMNADVRTFVEVLQTRFPALELRSRRHRERPVASGDLDTVLAELLTDRQLEVLETAYYSGFFDSPRKSTGEEVGGSLDISQPTFQHHLRAAERKLLRRLLES; encoded by the coding sequence GTGAGTCGTACCGATATCGAACAGCTTGCGCTCGATGTCGTTCCCGTCAACGTCGCGGTGCTCGACGAGAACGGGGTCATCGTCGCAACGAACGACGCGTGGGAGCGGTTCGGCCGAGAAAACGGTCTGGCCGAGCCGACGATAGGGGTCAATTATCTCGACGTTTGTGACGGTGCGGACGAGCTGACGGCGGACGAAGCGGCGACGGGCATCCGCGCCATTTTGTCGGGGGATCGGACCGATTTTAGCCTCGAATACCCGTGTCACTCGCCGGACGAGCGGCGCTGGTTCGTGATGCGCGCAGCGGACGTGACGGACGACGGCAATCGGTACGTCGTCGTGGCACACATGAACGTCACCGAGCGACACGAATCGAAGTCCGAAGTCGAGCGGTACGAGATGATCGTTCGCAACGTCCCGGTGATATTCTTCGTCATCGACGCCGACGGGACGTTCCAACTCGTGGAGGGGAGCGGATTGGAATCGACCGGGTTGGAAGACGGGGAACTGGTCGGCGAGTCCATCGACGACCGGTACAAAGACCACCCTGATATCCTCGAAAACTGCCGTCGCGCCCTGTCGGGGGAGCCGATTCAGACGACCAGCGAATTCGGGGGGATTATCTACGACGTCGTGTATCAACCCGTGTTCGATTCGGCGGGCGACGTCGATCGCGTCATCGGCGTCTCGGTTGACGTGACCCGACGCGAACGTCACGAGGAAGCGCTCGCCGCGTTATCGGACATCACGCGGGAACTGCTGGAGACGGAAACCTCGGACGAGGTGTGTGCCGTCACGGTCGAAGCGGCGGAACGATTGCTATCCCTGCCGAGGACGCGCATCGCGCTGTACGACGAATCGACCGGCGCGCTCCGAACGAACGCGGAGACGACGGGTGCGGAGACGTTGCCGGACGAACTGCTGGACGGCGACGGCATCGCGTGGCAGTCGTTCATCGAGAACGAGGCCGCATTCGACGACGAAATCGTCTCCCTCCCGCTCGGGACGCACGGCGTGTTCATCACCGAAATCTCCGGGAACGCGACCCTCGACATCGCGGAACTCTGTGCCGCCGCCGTCGAATCGGCGCTCGGACGAGCGGTCCGCCAGCGCCGACTGCAGGAACAGGACGCGACGCTCCGTCGGCAGAACGCGGCGCTCGAACGGCTCAACGAACTGAACGAGGGTATCCGACGCATCGACCGGGCGCTCGTGGAGGCGCGAACCCGCGAGGAGATAGAGTCCGCCGTCTGTAGCCGCCTGACGAGCGGCGGACCGTACCGCTTCGCGTGGATCGGCGTGGACGACCCGGCGACGGGACGGGTCGTCCCGCACGAATCGGCGGGAATCGAACGGGGCTATCTCGACGCGATAGCCATCACGACCACCGACGAGACGACCGACCCGGCCGGAACCGCGCTGAAAACCGGACGGGCGCAAGTGGTGCAGGACGTCCTTCGCGGACCGCTCTCGGAGCAGTGGCAGAGCGAGGCGCTGAAACGCGGCTATCGCTCGTCGTGTTCCCTCCCGCTTCGCTACGGCGACGCCGTTTACGGGGTACTGTCGGTCTACTCCGACCAGCCGCGGACGTTCGACGAACTGGAGCGGGCCGTGCTCGAAGACGTGAGCCAGACCATCGCGTACGCCATCAACGCCGTCGAGAGCAAGAAGGCGCTCGCCGGTGGCGAGGTGGTCGAACTCGAATTCGACATCGAGGACTCGACGGTGGTGTTCGTGGACATCGCCAAAACGCTGGATTGTCACGTCGAGTTCATGGGTGTCGTCTCGAAACACGACGGCACGGTGACGGCGTTTTTCACCGTCAACGACACTTCATCGGAGGACGTCCGCGCCCTGGCGTCCCGGTCGCTGGAAGTCATCGACATCGAACGGGTGAGCAGTCGAGAAGATTCGACGCTGTTCGCCGCGACGTTGACCGGTTCGAGTTTCGTCGGGACGCTCCTCGACCACGGAGCGGTTCCCGAGACGTTCACGGTCGGACCGCTCCCGGGGACGGTGGTCGTCAGACTCCCGATGAATGCGGACGTTCGGACGTTCGTCGAAGTGCTCCAGACGCGATTCCCGGCGTTGGAACTGCGAAGCCGTCGGCACCGCGAACGACCGGTCGCGTCCGGCGACCTCGATACGGTACTCGCGGAACTCCTGACCGACCGTCAACTGGAGGTCCTGGAGACGGCCTACTACAGCGGCTTCTTCGATTCGCCCCGGAAGAGTACCGGCGAGGAAGTCGGAGGGTCGCTCGATATCTCCCAACCCACGTTCCAACATCACTTGCGCGCCGCGGAGCGGAAACTGCTCCGGAGGCTGCTCGAATCGTGA
- a CDS encoding HalOD1 output domain-containing protein gives MKRRRDQGGDRVSLDVLSAVMDAAGYDDATEFETCLYDVIDPDALDSLFHQRTRGGRVEFTIDGFEVRVHSNGTVEATPE, from the coding sequence ATGAAACGACGACGCGACCAAGGGGGCGACCGGGTAAGCCTCGACGTCCTGTCCGCCGTGATGGACGCGGCGGGGTACGACGATGCGACCGAGTTCGAGACGTGTTTGTACGACGTCATCGACCCGGATGCGCTCGACTCGCTCTTTCATCAGCGGACGAGAGGCGGCCGCGTCGAGTTCACGATAGACGGATTCGAGGTACGCGTACACAGCAACGGCACCGTCGAAGCCACACCGGAGTAA
- a CDS encoding DUF7576 family protein, which yields MGEQCVGKTEAPFDECACVVCGDDIDIESWHPILADTDATGTFRLYPFCTTDCRDAWNSHRTNR from the coding sequence ATGGGCGAACAGTGCGTGGGTAAAACCGAAGCGCCGTTCGACGAGTGCGCCTGCGTCGTCTGCGGCGACGACATCGACATCGAATCGTGGCATCCGATTCTCGCCGACACCGACGCGACGGGAACGTTCCGTCTGTATCCGTTCTGTACGACCGACTGCCGAGACGCGTGGAACAGCCATCGAACC